From a single Deinococcus apachensis DSM 19763 genomic region:
- the trmB gene encoding tRNA (guanine(46)-N(7))-methyltransferase TrmB — translation MILRLADFHFPDSAARLYPDTPGRPWVLEVGFGDGRFWPHFAATFPEAPNYLGVEISGVSLLKAARTLHRAGLTNTVLTRLPATPLIREVVPEGGLDSIIVNFPDPWPKAGHEEHRLLRAPFFRLAASRLKPGGAVLLTTDHEEYFEFACREAEVSGVMGVDFTDPPPAALETKYARKWRDLGLGARHARFVPTERPHVPHGSATRYPDQEDPPAVPHAVLTLPQPFAPAEFHKHTARGGQTREDPVGWTVVLLDLYRSLGGIARPGPGWVVLAHVVEGELTQEVLIDLTAREDGTHLVRLARFGGPVVTPGVKAAVGTVTDWLEARGGTVRHRGY, via the coding sequence ATGATCCTCCGCCTCGCCGACTTTCATTTCCCGGACAGTGCGGCCCGGCTCTACCCCGACACGCCCGGGCGGCCCTGGGTGCTGGAGGTGGGCTTCGGGGACGGGCGCTTCTGGCCGCACTTTGCCGCGACCTTTCCCGAGGCGCCGAACTACCTGGGGGTCGAGATCAGCGGCGTCTCGCTCCTCAAGGCCGCGCGCACGCTGCACCGGGCCGGACTCACCAATACGGTCCTGACCCGGCTGCCCGCCACACCCCTGATCCGCGAGGTGGTGCCGGAGGGCGGGCTGGACAGCATCATCGTGAACTTCCCCGACCCCTGGCCCAAGGCGGGCCACGAGGAACACCGCCTGCTGCGTGCCCCCTTCTTCCGCCTGGCCGCCAGCCGCCTGAAACCTGGCGGGGCCGTGCTGCTCACCACCGACCACGAGGAGTATTTCGAGTTCGCCTGCCGGGAGGCGGAGGTGAGCGGCGTCATGGGGGTAGACTTCACCGATCCCCCTCCCGCCGCCCTGGAGACCAAATACGCCCGCAAGTGGCGTGACCTGGGGCTGGGGGCGCGCCACGCCCGCTTCGTCCCAACCGAACGGCCGCACGTGCCGCACGGTTCCGCCACCCGCTACCCCGACCAGGAGGATCCCCCTGCCGTGCCCCACGCCGTCCTGACCCTGCCCCAGCCCTTCGCCCCCGCCGAGTTTCACAAACACACCGCCCGCGGCGGCCAGACCCGCGAGGACCCGGTCGGTTGGACGGTGGTCCTGCTCGACCTGTACCGCAGTCTGGGCGGCATCGCCCGCCCCGGGCCGGGCTGGGTGGTCCTCGCCCACGTCGTGGAGGGCGAGCTCACCCAGGAAGTGCTGATCGACCTCACGGCCCGGGAGGACGGCACCCACCTTGTCCGCCTCGCCCGCTTCGGCGGTCCGGTGGTCACGCCCGGGGTCAAGGCCGCTGTGGGCACGGTCACGGATTGGCTGGAGGCGCGGGGGGGAACGGTCCGGCACCGGGGCTACTGA
- a CDS encoding organic hydroperoxide resistance protein has protein sequence MTDTSQATQNPSTHNQGKVLFTTQATAHGGRAGYIETPDHHLGVKLSVPQEIGGGGGVGTNPEQLFAAGYAACFQSAIGSVARREKVSFGSSRVTGVVGLVRDDLGFALDVELQIVLPGLSREQAQHMVEEAHKVCPYSRALRGNVNVRLTVIEEPEHGDVG, from the coding sequence ATGACCGACACCAGCCAGGCGACCCAGAACCCGAGCACCCACAACCAGGGCAAAGTGCTGTTCACCACCCAGGCGACGGCCCACGGCGGACGCGCCGGATACATCGAGACCCCCGACCACCACCTGGGCGTGAAGCTCAGCGTGCCGCAGGAGATCGGGGGCGGCGGCGGCGTGGGCACCAACCCCGAGCAACTGTTTGCTGCGGGCTACGCCGCCTGCTTCCAGAGCGCCATCGGCTCGGTCGCCCGGCGCGAGAAGGTCAGCTTCGGGTCCTCGCGCGTGACCGGCGTGGTCGGCCTGGTGCGCGACGACCTCGGCTTCGCCCTGGACGTGGAGCTCCAGATCGTGCTGCCCGGCCTGAGCCGCGAGCAGGCGCAGCATATGGTCGAGGAGGCCCACAAGGTCTGCCCCTACAGCCGGGCCCTGCGCGGCAACGTGAACGTGCGCCTCACGGTCATCGAGGAGCCCGAACACGGCGACGTGGGCTGA
- a CDS encoding PAS domain S-box protein, with translation MDRSLAFCPHAILTGDVLVVPDAALDRRFAHNPLVTGGPFLRFYAGAPLLTPGGQVLGTLCVMDIVPRAPLTPGECDTLCELAAGVVSELELRRSLRERRRSDALRDAVLTSALDAVIIIDGRGRVEEWNPAAGRLFGYSREEALGRELGELIIPEHHRSRHRERLAQYVRTGEGPAPGRRLEVTTLRRGGGEFPCELTITPFRLGDESLFTIYLRDLTEPKAAQEALRTSENLLRAVVESVPASIFVKDLAGRYLMINGAGAAQIGRPVEEILGRDDEALFPAVTARASRQRDAQVLLNGETLTYETTDLLPDGTSASFLSTKGVYRDGQGQIRGVIGTVRDITRHKAAEALIHEQNAALEALVHRRTQEVEEAQLEVLDRLARAAELRDDATGEHLRRVARTAAGLARHLGLEEEVTLIERAAPLHDVGKIGVPDAVLLKPGRLTREEFSLVQAHTRLGASILAEGSSRLVRAAREIALTHHERWDGTGYPQGLAGEAIPLSGRIVAVADVLDALTSERPYKRAWTLDEALAEIRAQAGGQFDPRVVAALEELLREEEHGEQEAPSSWPG, from the coding sequence GTGGACCGCTCCCTGGCCTTCTGCCCGCACGCCATCCTCACGGGGGACGTGCTGGTGGTGCCCGATGCGGCCCTCGACCGGCGGTTCGCGCACAACCCGCTCGTAACCGGCGGGCCGTTCCTGCGCTTTTACGCGGGCGCACCCCTCCTGACGCCCGGGGGGCAGGTGCTGGGCACCCTGTGCGTGATGGACATAGTGCCCCGCGCGCCCCTCACCCCCGGGGAGTGCGACACCCTATGCGAGCTGGCGGCAGGCGTGGTGAGTGAACTGGAGCTGCGCCGGAGCCTGCGGGAGCGCCGCCGCAGTGACGCCCTGCGGGACGCGGTGCTGACCTCCGCCCTGGACGCGGTGATTATTATCGACGGGCGGGGCCGGGTCGAGGAGTGGAACCCGGCGGCGGGGCGGTTGTTCGGGTACAGCCGGGAGGAGGCGCTGGGCCGGGAACTGGGCGAGCTCATCATCCCCGAACACCACCGCAGCCGCCACCGGGAGAGGCTGGCGCAGTACGTGCGGACTGGTGAGGGTCCGGCGCCGGGGAGGCGGCTGGAGGTGACCACACTGCGGCGGGGCGGTGGGGAGTTTCCCTGCGAGCTGACCATCACGCCCTTCCGGCTAGGGGATGAGTCCCTCTTCACCATCTACCTGCGCGACCTGACCGAGCCAAAAGCCGCTCAGGAGGCCCTCCGGACCAGCGAGAACCTGCTGCGGGCGGTGGTCGAGAGCGTGCCCGCCTCCATCTTCGTGAAGGACCTGGCGGGCCGCTACCTGATGATCAACGGGGCGGGGGCCGCGCAGATCGGCCGCCCGGTGGAGGAGATCCTGGGCCGGGACGACGAGGCGCTCTTTCCCGCCGTCACGGCGCGGGCCTCCCGTCAGCGGGACGCGCAGGTGCTGCTGAACGGCGAGACCCTGACCTACGAGACGACGGACCTGCTCCCCGACGGCACCTCCGCCAGCTTTCTGTCCACCAAGGGCGTGTACCGCGACGGCCAGGGCCAGATTCGGGGTGTGATCGGGACGGTGCGTGACATCACGCGGCACAAGGCGGCCGAGGCGCTAATTCACGAGCAGAACGCCGCCCTGGAGGCCCTGGTCCACCGCCGCACCCAGGAGGTCGAGGAGGCGCAGCTGGAGGTGCTCGACCGCCTGGCCCGCGCGGCCGAACTGCGCGACGACGCGACGGGCGAACATCTGCGCCGGGTGGCCCGCACGGCCGCCGGGCTGGCCCGCCACCTGGGCCTGGAGGAGGAGGTCACGCTGATCGAACGCGCCGCCCCCCTGCACGACGTGGGCAAGATCGGGGTGCCCGACGCCGTCCTGCTCAAGCCCGGCCGCCTGACCCGGGAGGAGTTCAGCCTGGTGCAGGCCCACACCCGGCTGGGGGCGAGCATCCTGGCGGAGGGTTCGTCCCGCCTGGTGCGGGCGGCGCGGGAGATCGCCCTGACCCACCACGAGCGCTGGGACGGCACGGGGTATCCCCAGGGCCTGGCGGGCGAGGCGATTCCCCTCTCAGGCCGCATCGTGGCGGTCGCTGACGTGCTCGACGCCCTGACGAGCGAGCGGCCCTACAAGCGCGCCTGGACCCTCGACGAGGCGCTGGCGGAGATCCGGGCGCAGGCGGGCGGGCAGTTCGACCCCCGGGTGGTGGCCGCCCTGGAAGAACTGCTGCGCGAGGAGGAGCACGGGGAGCAGGAGGCCCCGTCCTCCTGGCCGGGCTGA
- a CDS encoding DUF3006 domain-containing protein has protein sequence MKEGQPGAQERWTVDGIEDSPHGPMARVEREDGLTFDVPLHVLPEGVREGDVLGVRDGPDGVTVERLPAETQARREGAQRRLEALNSTPGPGEEIDL, from the coding sequence GTGAAGGAAGGGCAGCCAGGAGCACAGGAACGCTGGACGGTGGACGGCATCGAGGACAGCCCGCACGGCCCGATGGCCCGGGTGGAGCGGGAGGACGGCCTGACCTTCGACGTGCCGCTCCACGTCCTGCCGGAGGGTGTGCGCGAGGGGGACGTGCTGGGTGTGCGCGACGGCCCCGACGGGGTGACGGTCGAGCGGCTGCCCGCTGAAACCCAGGCCCGCCGCGAGGGGGCCCAGCGCCGCCTGGAGGCCCTGAACAGCACGCCCGGCCCTGGGGAGGAGATTGACCTGTGA
- a CDS encoding sensor histidine kinase: protein MSDDLPTRPHAQLPLLGSHDQALFERAPVAYLLLDPSGTLRDANLRAESALGLPRARLQGRRLASLTAPSHASTLTRFLRQVFGQPGPARVELPLLGQGGAPFHAQVEAEADGDVGRLMFMDISAGRAAREELLRVNAALEHRVEGYAAQVQEVTQELDAFVSAVMQEMDAPLRHIRAFAEPLGGEEVTAGERVQATARILGAGDQLEARLRTLALYSSASRQRLKFVPVDLNRVLRVVVQGLAPELSGREVYLTHDALPVVRGDMGALQTVLLQFLSNALRATRTCASARIHVGAKNLDCEDVVFVEDNGIGFNMRYREQLFTPFNHLHRAEDFGGSGLGLALVRRLVSRQGGRVWAEGRPGQGATFWLALPRNTAET from the coding sequence ATCTCCGACGACCTTCCCACCCGCCCTCACGCCCAGCTTCCACTCCTCGGGAGTCACGACCAGGCTCTCTTCGAGCGCGCGCCGGTCGCCTACCTCCTGCTGGACCCGTCTGGCACCCTCCGGGACGCCAACCTTCGGGCCGAGTCGGCCCTGGGCCTGCCGCGCGCCCGTCTTCAGGGCCGCCGCCTGGCCTCCCTCACGGCACCCTCCCATGCCAGCACCCTGACGCGGTTCCTGCGGCAGGTGTTCGGTCAGCCGGGACCCGCGCGGGTCGAACTGCCCCTCCTGGGGCAGGGCGGCGCCCCCTTTCACGCGCAGGTCGAGGCGGAGGCGGACGGCGACGTGGGCCGCCTGATGTTTATGGACATCAGCGCGGGGCGGGCCGCGCGGGAAGAACTCCTGCGCGTGAACGCGGCCCTGGAGCACCGGGTAGAGGGGTACGCCGCACAGGTGCAGGAAGTCACCCAGGAGTTGGATGCCTTTGTGAGTGCCGTCATGCAGGAGATGGACGCGCCGTTGAGGCACATCCGGGCCTTCGCGGAACCGCTCGGCGGTGAGGAGGTAACTGCCGGGGAGCGGGTTCAGGCCACGGCCCGGATCCTGGGCGCCGGGGACCAGCTGGAGGCCCGCCTGCGCACCTTGGCCCTGTACTCCAGCGCGAGTCGGCAGCGGCTGAAGTTCGTGCCTGTGGACCTGAACCGGGTGCTGAGGGTGGTCGTCCAGGGGCTGGCCCCGGAGTTGTCCGGCCGGGAGGTGTACCTGACCCACGACGCCCTGCCCGTAGTGCGGGGGGACATGGGCGCCTTGCAGACCGTGCTCCTCCAGTTCCTGAGCAACGCGCTGAGGGCGACCCGGACATGCGCCTCCGCCCGGATTCACGTGGGCGCGAAGAACCTGGACTGCGAGGACGTGGTCTTCGTGGAGGACAACGGGATCGGCTTCAACATGCGCTACCGCGAGCAGCTTTTCACCCCCTTCAACCATCTGCACCGAGCGGAGGACTTTGGGGGGAGCGGCCTGGGGCTGGCGCTGGTCCGGCGCCTGGTTTCCCGGCAGGGGGGCCGGGTGTGGGCCGAGGGACGGCCCGGGCAGGGAGCCACCTTCTGGCTGGCCCTCCCCAGAAACACGGCGGAGACGTAA
- a CDS encoding GGDEF domain-containing protein gives MLSALFVNFSILVTFTSIGGLTHTATERHHTLRLALRYVLSVVGGLILIGYGVPLAEGVRVDFRQVPVALAGLFGGPLPAFAVALPLALYRAWLGGEGAVGGISGLLTTAAVASVFHTRLHHSHLTWRDAWAPFATFALANLSLLLVPGRGPALFQTAYLPLTLLQGLGLLVTFAVIAVRFDSVGHSRTLHILAYRDALTGLLNRRQFDLDLADLPADGHVHLLLLDLDHFKRLNDTLGHGFGDVVLRELGGLLTVHTRGTDRVYRVGGEEFAVLLHSADPEVVAGVANRLRDLVRRQLGARAGRPDWTLTFSAGLARHDTGPSSTFETADARLYEAKRSGRDRVVGEEVGPSLTEVEAPAVRLGSTT, from the coding sequence GTGCTGTCGGCCCTGTTTGTCAACTTCTCCATTCTCGTGACCTTTACCAGTATCGGTGGCCTGACCCATACGGCCACCGAGCGTCACCACACCCTGCGCCTCGCCCTGCGGTACGTCCTCTCTGTCGTGGGCGGCCTGATCCTGATCGGCTATGGCGTTCCCCTCGCAGAAGGCGTCCGGGTCGATTTCCGGCAGGTGCCTGTCGCGCTTGCGGGCCTCTTCGGTGGACCCCTGCCCGCCTTCGCCGTCGCCCTGCCCCTGGCCCTGTACCGCGCCTGGCTGGGTGGCGAAGGTGCGGTGGGCGGCATCTCGGGGCTCCTCACCACTGCGGCCGTCGCCAGCGTATTTCACACCCGCTTGCACCACAGCCACCTCACCTGGCGTGATGCCTGGGCACCCTTCGCGACCTTTGCCCTCGCCAACCTCAGCCTGCTCCTCGTACCCGGCCGCGGCCCTGCGCTTTTCCAGACCGCCTACCTGCCGCTGACCCTGCTTCAGGGGCTGGGCCTGCTCGTGACCTTCGCGGTGATCGCCGTGCGCTTTGACAGCGTGGGCCACTCCCGCACCCTGCACATTCTCGCGTACCGCGACGCCCTCACGGGGCTGCTCAACCGCCGCCAGTTCGACCTCGACCTCGCCGACCTTCCCGCCGACGGCCACGTTCACCTGCTGCTGCTTGACCTCGACCATTTCAAACGTCTCAACGACACGTTGGGGCACGGGTTCGGGGACGTGGTGCTGCGGGAACTCGGCGGGTTGCTCACCGTGCATACCCGGGGGACAGACCGGGTGTACCGGGTGGGCGGGGAGGAATTCGCGGTGCTGCTGCACAGTGCCGACCCGGAGGTGGTGGCGGGCGTGGCGAACCGCCTGCGTGATCTAGTGCGGAGGCAGTTGGGCGCCCGCGCGGGTCGGCCAGACTGGACCCTGACGTTCTCGGCCGGGCTCGCCCGGCACGATACAGGTCCATCCAGCACCTTCGAGACGGCGGACGCGCGCCTGTACGAGGCCAAGCGCTCCGGCCGCGACCGCGTGGTGGGGGAAGAGGTCGGCCCTTCCCTGACGGAGGTCGAAGCCCCGGCTGTTCGGTTGGGCTCCACGACCTGA
- a CDS encoding FAD-dependent oxidoreductase: MFGPSTPRSQPQPGHLYDVAVVGAGLAGTEFAWRLARAGRDVLLVTQALDHLGNLYQPTVEGAGFPPGSLFASIAAHIAPDTDGWTFHRHLKAEVEATAGIHLLQSTVTALDEEGGAVTLSTWEGPSLRARVTVLAVGAFLKGRLLIGDTLEEAGRLSEVAYDFLADDLARSGVWLIGAEGTAPAVEGSPPYDVRFLTPAPPELDGFRLTRFDRVYALGRCTPGDHTYASVLTDAARLADELLRVSP; this comes from the coding sequence ATGTTCGGTCCTTCAACACCCCGCAGCCAGCCGCAGCCGGGGCACCTGTACGACGTGGCGGTGGTCGGGGCGGGCCTGGCGGGCACCGAGTTCGCCTGGCGCCTGGCGCGGGCTGGGCGGGACGTGCTCCTCGTCACGCAGGCGCTCGACCACCTGGGCAACCTGTACCAGCCAACAGTGGAGGGGGCCGGATTCCCCCCGGGGAGCCTCTTCGCGTCCATTGCGGCCCACATCGCCCCCGACACCGACGGTTGGACCTTCCACCGTCATCTCAAGGCGGAGGTCGAGGCCACGGCGGGCATCCACCTGCTGCAAAGCACCGTGACCGCGTTGGACGAGGAGGGCGGCGCGGTGACCCTCTCGACCTGGGAGGGGCCGTCCCTGCGGGCGCGCGTGACCGTGCTCGCCGTCGGCGCCTTCCTGAAAGGCCGCCTGCTGATCGGGGATACGCTGGAGGAGGCCGGGCGGCTCTCCGAGGTCGCCTACGACTTCCTGGCCGACGACCTCGCCCGCTCGGGGGTGTGGCTGATCGGCGCCGAGGGGACGGCTCCGGCGGTGGAGGGGTCGCCCCCCTACGACGTGCGCTTCCTGACGCCCGCGCCCCCGGAACTGGACGGCTTCCGCCTCACGCGCTTCGACCGGGTGTACGCCCTGGGCCGCTGCACGCCGGGGGATCACACCTACGCCTCCGTGCTCACGGACGCGGCGCGGCTGGCAGACGAGCTTCTGCGGGTGAGCCCATGA
- a CDS encoding TldD/PmbA family protein, with product MLNESLASEVLTLARSGGADFAELFVEDTVSTTLRLHQGEVKDAGGGNLFGAGLRLLYGPRVVYAYTNDVTESGLRDLAEQVARARGGAGEVSREGAGGLDFRRLDAKPLYVARDHPLHAAKRDKLALMRRAHGGAAGVGDVKTVDVNYLDRVQRVLIANSEGLWAEDERVWTRLSVSAIAQDGTLRETGYYGPGSGQGLEFFDTVTPENIGAEAARIANAMLRAGYAPAGKLPVVIGNEFGGVIFHEACGHILETTAVEKNASVFADKLGQKIAHESVSAIDDGTIPGSWGMVTVDDEGMPGERTVLIENGVLKSFMVDRVGELKTGYKRTGSGRRQNYTYAPASRMRSTFIDRGEETPESLIRQVPLGIYARKMGGGSVTPGTGDYNFAVNEAYMIRNGEIAEPLRGASLVGNGAQDLRNIVGVAGDLALGQGMCGSISGSLPTDVGQPHILISEITVGGRA from the coding sequence ATGTTGAATGAAAGCCTCGCCAGCGAAGTCCTCACGCTCGCCCGCTCGGGTGGCGCGGACTTCGCGGAACTCTTTGTGGAAGACACCGTCTCGACCACCCTGCGCCTGCACCAGGGTGAGGTGAAGGACGCGGGCGGCGGAAACCTGTTCGGCGCCGGTTTGCGGCTGCTGTATGGTCCGCGCGTCGTCTACGCCTACACCAACGACGTGACGGAGTCGGGGCTGCGCGACCTGGCCGAACAGGTGGCCCGGGCGCGCGGCGGGGCGGGTGAGGTCAGCCGTGAGGGTGCGGGCGGCCTGGACTTCCGCCGCCTTGACGCCAAGCCCCTCTACGTGGCCCGCGACCATCCCCTGCACGCGGCCAAACGCGACAAGCTCGCCCTGATGCGGCGGGCACACGGCGGCGCGGCGGGCGTGGGCGACGTGAAGACGGTGGACGTGAACTACCTCGACCGGGTGCAGCGGGTGCTGATCGCCAACTCGGAGGGGCTGTGGGCCGAGGACGAGCGGGTCTGGACGCGCCTCTCGGTCAGCGCCATCGCGCAGGACGGCACGCTGCGCGAGACGGGCTACTACGGCCCCGGTTCCGGGCAGGGCCTGGAGTTTTTCGACACGGTGACGCCCGAGAACATCGGCGCGGAGGCGGCCCGGATCGCCAACGCGATGCTGCGCGCCGGATATGCGCCCGCCGGGAAACTGCCCGTGGTCATTGGCAACGAGTTCGGCGGCGTGATCTTCCACGAGGCCTGCGGGCACATCCTGGAGACGACCGCCGTGGAGAAGAACGCCAGCGTGTTCGCCGACAAGCTGGGACAGAAAATCGCCCACGAGTCGGTGAGCGCCATCGATGACGGCACTATTCCCGGCTCGTGGGGCATGGTGACCGTGGACGACGAGGGCATGCCGGGCGAGCGCACCGTCCTGATCGAGAACGGCGTGCTGAAGTCCTTCATGGTGGACCGGGTGGGCGAGCTGAAGACCGGGTACAAACGCACGGGCAGCGGGCGGCGGCAGAACTACACCTACGCGCCCGCCAGCCGGATGCGCTCGACCTTCATCGACCGTGGCGAGGAGACGCCCGAGAGCCTGATCCGCCAGGTCCCGCTCGGCATCTACGCCCGCAAGATGGGCGGCGGCAGCGTGACGCCCGGCACCGGGGATTACAACTTCGCGGTGAACGAGGCGTACATGATCCGGAACGGCGAGATCGCGGAGCCGCTGCGGGGCGCCTCGCTCGTCGGGAACGGGGCGCAGGACCTGAGAAACATCGTGGGCGTGGCGGGCGACCTCGCGCTGGGGCAGGGTATGTGCGGCAGCATTTCCGGCTCGCTGCCCACCGACGTGGGCCAGCCGCACATCCTGATCTCGGAAATCACCGTGGGAGGCCGCGCATGA
- a CDS encoding ComEC/Rec2 family competence protein, with protein MTEKKTAPRKSPAKKAPAAKGTAKKAASRSKPAGRGGKRGSPTPSDLLGVLVLVLTASLAACTARDRGEQGGNGQTDNQPAGQVTIRFLDVGQGDAVLIRSPEGKTLLYDGGRSSDRMRGYLQTYGIDSIDLMVASHADADHITGLIPAAETAKPRLFINNGLAGTTRTWERLVAALEKDGTTFQKANGQVVNLGSVKVRVIAPPAGMGDDQNDNSVGLRVEFGDFRALMTGDSEKPETQAWLAEDRAEVRGPFQVYKSIHHGAANGDHQAWLAAVRPENVVIGVGENNYGHPTKTALDLYKANGVRIYRTDRQGTVTFTGNADGTYTVATDR; from the coding sequence GTGACTGAGAAGAAGACGGCCCCCCGCAAGTCCCCGGCCAAAAAGGCCCCTGCCGCAAAGGGGACCGCCAAAAAAGCGGCCTCCCGTTCCAAGCCCGCGGGGCGCGGGGGCAAGCGGGGCAGCCCCACCCCCTCCGACCTGCTCGGCGTGCTCGTGCTCGTGCTGACGGCCAGCCTGGCGGCCTGCACGGCGCGCGACCGGGGGGAGCAGGGGGGGAACGGCCAGACGGACAATCAGCCCGCCGGGCAGGTCACGATCCGCTTTCTCGACGTGGGGCAGGGCGACGCCGTCCTGATCCGCAGTCCCGAAGGCAAGACCCTGCTGTACGACGGGGGCCGCAGCAGCGACCGGATGCGGGGCTACCTGCAAACGTACGGCATCGACTCCATCGACCTGATGGTCGCCAGCCACGCCGACGCCGACCACATCACGGGCCTGATCCCCGCCGCCGAGACGGCCAAGCCCCGGCTCTTCATCAACAATGGGCTGGCGGGCACCACGCGGACCTGGGAAAGGCTGGTCGCGGCGCTGGAGAAGGACGGAACGACCTTCCAGAAGGCCAACGGGCAAGTCGTCAACCTGGGCAGCGTGAAGGTGCGCGTGATCGCCCCGCCCGCCGGGATGGGGGACGACCAGAACGACAACAGCGTGGGATTGCGGGTGGAGTTCGGCGACTTCCGGGCGCTCATGACCGGCGACAGCGAGAAGCCCGAGACCCAGGCCTGGCTCGCCGAGGACCGCGCCGAGGTGCGGGGTCCCTTCCAGGTCTACAAGAGCATCCACCACGGGGCCGCGAACGGTGACCACCAGGCCTGGCTCGCCGCTGTCCGCCCCGAGAACGTGGTGATCGGCGTGGGTGAGAACAACTACGGCCACCCCACCAAGACCGCCCTCGACCTCTACAAGGCGAACGGCGTCCGCATCTACCGCACCGACCGTCAGGGCACGGTGACCTTTACGGGCAACGCGGACGGAACGTATACGGTGGCGACGGACCGCTGA
- a CDS encoding GNAT family N-acetyltransferase, with amino-acid sequence MRHDLTLTEGDLTLRPLMEADIAGLCALAADCAHELRLMGSPPSSPAYYTAALEAADALPFVVEVGGELAGSTRYGDIRAAHAGLEIGWTWLHPRWHGSGVNRRMKLLMLTHAFEDMGMERVQIKTDLLNTRSQRAIEKLGAVREGVLRRHMRRPDGSMRDTVMYSVTREDWPG; translated from the coding sequence ATGCGGCACGACCTGACGCTAACCGAGGGCGACCTCACCCTGCGGCCCCTGATGGAGGCAGACATTGCAGGCCTCTGCGCGCTCGCCGCCGACTGTGCCCACGAGTTGCGGCTGATGGGCTCACCGCCGTCTTCCCCCGCCTACTACACGGCGGCGCTGGAGGCGGCGGACGCCCTGCCCTTTGTTGTGGAGGTGGGCGGCGAACTCGCGGGCAGCACCCGTTACGGCGATATCCGCGCCGCCCACGCCGGGCTGGAGATCGGCTGGACGTGGCTACATCCGCGCTGGCACGGCTCGGGCGTGAACCGCCGGATGAAGCTCCTGATGCTCACGCACGCCTTCGAGGACATGGGCATGGAGCGCGTGCAGATCAAGACCGACCTCCTGAACACCCGCAGCCAGCGGGCCATCGAGAAGCTCGGCGCCGTGCGCGAGGGCGTGCTGCGGCGGCATATGCGGCGGCCCGACGGCAGCATGAGGGACACGGTGATGTACTCGGTGACGCGGGAGGATTGGCCCGGGTGA